From Carassius gibelio isolate Cgi1373 ecotype wild population from Czech Republic chromosome B23, carGib1.2-hapl.c, whole genome shotgun sequence, the proteins below share one genomic window:
- the LOC128011123 gene encoding mitochondrial ubiquitin ligase activator of NFKB 1-like produces METSGKPSTAQIVFLATSSALTAVLYTIYKKKSIHVARLREAKKMPLNPDLKAILDEAPGKCVPYAVIEGVVRSVKETLNSQFVGNCKGVIERLTLKEKKMVWNRTTHIWNDCEKVIHQRTNTMPFDLAPLDATVPITVRVVRPLDAAELDLETTYENFHPSQQSLTNVVSHFISGERPQGIQETEEMLRLGASMTGVGELVLDNNLVRLQPPKQGLRYFLSRLDYDTLLNKQEGHLRIWRLLTVLFGLTACATLFYLLWRQYVLRKERRKERTLLDEYRKWQSNRLQELHLAEEDLSPTSCTVCVNRERSCVFLECGHVCACEECYRALPEPKKCPICRATIDRIVPLYNS; encoded by the exons ATGGAGACCAGTGGCAAACCCTCTACAGCACAGATTGTGTTTCTGGCCACTAGCTCGGCTCTGACTGCTGTTTTATACACCATATACAAGAAGAAGTCTATCCATGTAGCCAGATTAAGG GAAGCCAAGAAGATGCCATTAAATCCAGATCTCAAAGCGATCCTCGATGAAGCTCCAGGAAAATGTGTTCCTTATGCAGTTATTGAAG GTGTTGTGCGCTCAGTGAAGGAGACGTTGAACAGTCAGTTTGTAGGCAACTGTAAAGGGGTCATCGAGAGGTTAACCCTAAAAGAGAAGAAGATGGTGTGGAATCGAACAACACATATATG GAATGATTGTGAAAAGGTCATCCACCAACGCACCAACACCATGCCCTTTGACCTCGCCCCACTTGATGCCACAGTTCCCATAACAGTGCGAGTGGTCCGTCCACTCGATGCAGCCGAATTGGATCTGGAGACCACCTATGAGAACTTTCATCCCTCCCAGCAGTCTCTGACCAACGTTGTCAGCCACTTCATCAGCGGCGAGCGCCCGCAGGGCATCCAGGAGACAGAAGAAATGCTGCGTCTGGGTGCCAGTATGACGGGGGTAGGGGAGCTGGTGCTGGACAACAACCTGGTTCGTCTTCAACCCCCTAAACAGGGCCTGCGGTACTTCCTCAGCCGGCTTGACTATGACACGCTCCTGAACAAGCAAGAGGGTCACCTGCGGATCTGGAGGCTGTTGACGGTGCTGTTTGGCTTGACTGCCTGCGCCACACTATTCTACCTGCTGTGGCGGCAGTATGTGCTGCGAAAGGAGCGGAGGAAAGAGCGCACCCTGCTGGACGAGTACAGGAAGTGGCAGAGCAACCGCTTGCAGGAGCTCCATCTGGCTGAGGAGGATTTGTCTCCTACTTCATGCACAGTATGCGTGAATCGTGAACGCTCGTGCGTGTTTCTGGAGTGTGGTCACGTGTGTGCCTGTGAGGAGTGCTATAGGGCCCTGCCCGAACCAAAGAAATGTCCCATATGCAGGGCTA